The genomic window GAGATAATCGCGCTCCGCGGGGCGTTTCAGGACATCACCGAGCGCAAGGAGCGCGAACGCGAACTCGAGCGCGCCGAGACGATCATTCAGGCGCTCGACGAACTGGTGTACACGCTCGACGCGGACGGGCAGTTTCGCTTCCTGAACGATGCCACGGCCTCGGTCGCCGGCTACGACCCCGAGGAACTGCTCGGCGAACACGTCTCGACGGTGATGGCCGAGGGCGACCTCGAGATCGCACGAGAGCGCGTCCGCGAGTTACTCCACGCCGACGAACCGTCCCGGACGTTCGAGATGGCCCTCGAGACCGCCGACGGCGACGTGATCGACGCGGAGAACCACATGGCGCTGTTGCCGACGGTCGACGGCGAGTTCAGCGGGACGGCGGGGGTCCTCCGCGATATCACCGAGCGCAAGGAGCGCGAGCGCGACCTCGAGCGAACGACGGAACTGCTCGAGCAGGCCGAGCGGCTCGCGGGGATGGGCGGCTGGGAACTCGATGTCCGCGACGACTCACAGGAGGTGACGCTTACCGGCGGACTGCGTCGGCTGTACGAACTCCCGCCGGGCGCGGCGATCGACGCCGAACGGGCGGCCTCGTTCCTGCACCCGGACGACCGGGCGGCCGTTCTCGACACCGTCGACGCGGCGCTCGAGAACGGCGAGAGTTACGAGATCGAACACCGCATGCTGACGGCCGACGGGAACGAACGGTGGATCCGATCGGTCGGCGAACCCGTCCGAGAGGACCGGGAGGGACGCCGCCCTGCCGACGCCCGATCGGCGGCCGACGGCGACGAGATCGTCGGCGTCCGCGGGACGATCCAGGACATCACCGACCACAAGGAACGCGAACTGGCGCTCGAGTCGCTCCACGGCGCCGCCCGCGACCTCCTCGGGACCGAGACCGACCGGGAGGTCGCGGAGCTGGTCGTCGAGACGGCCGCGGAGATCCTCGAGCCCTCGAGCGTGGCCGTCTACGGCCTCGACTCAGACGTGAATCGACTCGAGCCGATCGCCGTCACCGACGGGTTCGAACGGCTCTGTGACGGCGCGTCGTCGGTCGCCGTCGGCGACGGCGACTCCGTCCTCTGGAACGCCTACGTGACGGGGACGGGGACGGTCGTCGACGATCCGGCCTCGTTCGATCGGTCGCCGGTCTTCGGCCCGGACGTCGAGAGCGGAATCGTCGTGCCGATCGGCGACCACGGCGTCTTCGCGGTCGCGTCGGGCGGCGACCCGATCGACGCCGCGGCCCGGCAGTTGATCGAGACGCTCGTGGCCACGACCGAGGCCGCGTTCGACCGCCTCGAGAGCGAGACCAGCCTCCGCGAGCGGGAAACCGAACTCGAGGAACGGAACCGGCGGCTCAACCGCCAGATCGAGATCACGGAACTCATCAGACGGATCGATCAGGTGCTCATCGGCGCGGACGGCCGCGAGGAGATCGAACGGACCGTCCCCGAACGGCTGCTCGAGGCCGACGCCGTCTCCTTTGCGTGGATCGGGGCCCTCGACGCCAGCGGCACCCGCCTCGAGCCCCGCGCGTGGGCCGGCTCCGGGCAGGCGTACTTAGACGACGTGCCCCTCGAGTACGACGCGTCGGCCGAGCCGTCGGTTCGGACCGCCCGAAGCGAAACGCCGACGGTCGTCTCGAACACCGTCGACGGACTGCAGGGCGAGGGCTGGCGGCGACGGGCGCTGGATCGCGGATTCCAGTCGGTTATCAGCGTCCCGCTCACCTACGCGGAGTACACCTACGGCGTCCTCACGGTCTACGCCGACGAGCCGGACGCGTTCGGCGACCTCGAGCGGACGGTCGTGACGGAGCTCGGAGAGGGGATCGCGAACGCGATCACCGCCGTCAAAACGCGGGAGGCACTGCACGCCGAGACGCTGCTCGAACTCACGCTCCGGATCGAGGGCTCGGACGACATCCTCTCGCGGCTCGCGACGGCGACGGGGGCCCGCGTCGAGTACGAGGGCCTCGGTGCCCACTCGTCCGACGAGACGCTCCTGTTCTTCGAGACCGGCGGCGTCCCGGCCGACGACGTGCGGGCGGCCCTCGACGACCTCGTCTCGGTCACGTCGTATCGACTGATCAGCGATGCGGACGGCGGCTGTCGCTTCGAGGCGACCGTCGCGAGCGATGTCCTCGCCGCGCGGCTGGTCCGCCGCGGCGGCAGCCCGCGCTCGATGCACGCCGACGGCGACCAATTGGAGCTCACTGTCGACGTGCCGACGGGCACCGACGTTCGCGAGTTCGTCGACGTGCTCCGAGAACAGTACGCGACCGTTGAACTGCAGGCTCGCCGCCACGTCGAGCGCTCCATGGGCACGCGGAGCGAACTCGTCACCTCCCTGTTCGACGTGCTGACCGACCGGCAACTCGAGGTGCTGCGGACGGCCTACTTCGCCGGCTTCTTCGACTGGCCCCGCGAGAGCACCGGCGAGGAGATCGCCGAGATGCTCGGCGTGACCCAGCCGACGGTCAACCGACACCTGCGGATCGGCCAGCGGCGGCTGTTAGCGCAGTTGTTCGAGGACGAGTCCGCCGTCCCGGCGGAGTGAGCGGCTGGGTCGCGCGGCCACGTCGGCTCGAGTCCCGGGAGAGGAACGCCCAAGGGGCCGGTGACCGTACCACGGCGCATGGCAACACCGTCCCGCCGTCGGACCGACGGGCCGCTCCGTTCGATACTCGTCGCCGCCGGGCTCGCGATCGTCGGACTCGGGTCCCAACAGGTGACGACGATCCCCGCGTTCCTGTTGGATTCGCAGTTGATCTACGCGCCGGCGCAGGCGTCGATCGGCAGCCGCGCGCTGGTGTTGATCCTCGGGTTCGTCGGGTTCGTCCTCGTCGGCGGCCTCTATCTCGCCGTCACCGACCGCGGCTGGTCGTACGTCGACCTCCGAACGCCGACGCGCCGGGACTGGGGCTACGTCCTCGCCGGCATCGTCGGCAGCCTCGCCTTTTACGTCCTCATCAGCGTACTCGTGCAGTTTCTCTCGCTGCCGACCGCGGACAACTCGGTCACGACCTATATCGGCGACGACCAGACGATGGTGCTGGTCATGATCGTCATCGTCTTCGTCTTCAACGCGCCGACCGAGGAGTTCCTCTACCGGAACATCGTCCAGAAGCGCCTCTACGACGCCTTCTCGCGCCCGCAGGCGGTCGTCATCGCCAGCGCCATCTTCGGGCTGATTCACTTCCCGGTGTACGCCGTCCTCTCCGAGTCGCTGCTCGCGACCGCCGTTCCGGTCGCGGTCGTCTTCGGCGGCGCGATGATCTTCGGATACCTCTACGCGAAAACGGACAACCTCTTCGTTCCGATCGCCGCCCACGCCGCCTTCAACGCCGTCCAGTTCGGACTGCTCTACATCGCGATGGAGTACGACCTCGAGACCGCCGACCCGTCGACGTCGATGCTGGTCGAACTCGCGTCGGCCGCGCCGCTGTAGACCGCGATCGCTCACGACCGCCGCGCCGTCCGGTCCTTTATTACCGACCGGCGGTGAGGGAGTGGTATGTCTCAGGCGAAGGGCGACCGCCGCGAGCGGGAACTCGTCAACGAACTCGACGAGGCCGGCTTCGCGGTGATGCGTGCGCCCGCCAGCGGCTCCGCGACCGAGCGCGAACTCCCCGACGTGCTCGCCGGTGACGGCGAGCAGTTCTACGCGATCGAAGCGAAGTCGAGTTCCGGCGATCCGATCTACCTCACCGGCGAAGAAGTCGAGGCGCTGACCTTCTTCGCCCAGAATTTCGGCGCGAAACCCCGCATCGGCGTCCGCTTCGACCGTGAGGACTGGTACTTCTTCCACCCCGGCGACCTCCACGTCACCGACGGCGGGAACTACCGCGTCAAGAAGGAGACGGCCCTCGCCGACGGCACCGACTTCCCCGAGTTCACCGGCGAGTCCGAGAAGGTCACGCTCGAGGAAGTCGCCGACGGCGGCGACGACGGACCGGACGAGGACACCCTGCGCGTGCTCAACGCCGTCCAGCAGGGCGTCATGGACGTCGACGAGGCCGCGGACCTGCTCGAGTGAGCGGTCCTCGGAGCCCACGAGTCGGCCGTCGTTCTCGGCGCGTAACCGGGTAATTTATCCGGGATAGTTAGAATTCCTACGTATGTCGACGGGCTCCGGATGGGGGTCCCCGGTCGCCACCGGCGTTTCCGTCGTAGCGTTCGCGTTCGCGACGATCGGGGTGGCCGCGATCGGCTGGATAACGAGTCTGCTCCTGTGGACGGTCGCGATCGGTCCCGGTTCAGCGCTGACTGCGGCGACCGTCTTCGCGGCCGTTCCGCTGCTCGTCCTCGGGTACGTCGCCGTCTCCGCGGAGGGCTACCCCACGCTTTCGATGGCCGCCTACGTGGTCTGTCTCGCGGGTGCGACGGTCGCCTTCCTCGCCGCCGTCTGGACGACGGTGTTCCTGTTCGTCGTGATCCCGCTCGGAATCGACGGTGCGGCGACCGCGGCGGGGATCGTTACGCTCGCGCTCGCCGTCGCCATCGCGGCGGTCTCGGTGGCGGCCGTCACCGCGGTCGGGGAGTCGACGGACTGGACGCTCGTGTTTCGAATGGCCGTCGCGGTTCTCCTGCTCGTGCTCGTCACCGTCGGCTTTCTCGCGACGCTCTGGCTCCTCGCGTTCGCCCTCTCGGCGCTGGTCGTCGGGCCGATCCTCGGGGTGTATACGGCCGGCGGGATCACGCTCCTCGTGCTAATCGCGCTCGGTTACCGCGAGTACACGCAGGTCGCGTCCATCGAACAACGGGCGGACGCGACGCCGACGACCGCCGACGACCTGCCCGGCATCCACGCGACGACGACGGCGGTCGCATCCCAGCTCGGCGTGCCGCTGCCGACGATTTCCATCTCCGAAACCCACGCTCCGGAAGCGATGGTCGTCGGCTTCCGGCCGAGCGAGACCCACCTCATCCTCTCCTACGGTGCCGTCACCGCCCTCTCGGACGACGAACTCGAGGCGGTCATCGCCCACGAACTCGCCCACGTGGCGAACAGGGACGCGATGGTGATGACGGCCGTCTCGACGCCGGTCGTCCTCGCCGACGGCCTGCGGGCGCGGGTCCGCGACGATCTGCCGTTCCGCGGCGGTCGACGGCGAGTCGAGGAAGAGGAGTGGGAACCGCCCGCGGCGGAACCCGACCCCGAAACGGAGTGGGGCGACGAGGAGATTTTCGGGCCGAACGACGAGTGGCGAGCGGCGACGCATTCGCCCGATCCGGACGACGACGAGGACGACGAGAGCGACGGTTGGCTCCTCAGTCTGGTGTTGTTCGTCGCCGCGACCGCCGCGTGGCTCGGAAGCCGCGCGATCACCGCCGTCCTCTCGCGGGCGAGGGAGACGGCCGCGGATCGCACCGCCGTCGAGGTGACCGGGTCGCCGGCCGCCCTCGCCGGCGCGCTGCGGGCGCTTGACGACCGCATCGCGGCGACGCCGAACCGAGACCTGCGCGAGGTTGCGAGCGTCTCGTCGCTGTCGATCCTGCCGCTCGAGCCGATGACGACCGACCCGGAGACTCCCGATTCTGTCCTCGGCGGGCTCCGACACCGGCTCTCCCGACTCCGGGTCCGGCTGTTCCGGACCCATCCGCCGACCGAACAGCGCCTCGCCGAACTCGAGGCACTCGAGCGGGAGCGCCGCTGATCGATCGGCGTCGAACTCGGAAAATCGGAACCCGGGAACCGGTCTACGCCGCCGTCTCGAGGCGGGTCCGCGGGAAGACGTAGACCTTCAGCGACGATGGGACGACGCCGTTTCGGGCGACGGTGGCGTGGGGGTAGACCGCGCCGACGACGGGCACGTCGGGGTCGTAGCCCTCGTTCGTCCCGTACTCGGCGACGGTGCAGTCGGCCGAGCCGATTTCGACGGCGTCGGCCCGTAGGTCAGAGACGTCGACGACGGTGAGGCGGTCGCCCGTCTCGCGGTCGATAACGGTGTCGCCGGGGCCGATCGCGTGCTCGTCGCAGTAGAACGGCGCGGTCGCGTCCTCCGCGACGAACATCGTCTCGTCGCAGTCGTGGCAGGTGACCGAGACCTCGCCCGGTGGCGGGGTGCGCCCCTCCGTGATCTCGATCGCGACCCGGCGGATGTGCTTGCAGCGGGCCTCGCGGAAGACGTGATCCGGACAGGTACACCTGCCCGCCTCGAGATCGACGAGGTAGGTGTGGTCGCTCGCGGACTCGACCTCGTAGAGGCCGTCGCCGAGGGGCAACACCGACATCGGTTCGGTGCGCGCCCGGCGCGAGCGCTCCGTGAGATGGTCGGCAGACGGTACGTGAAGCGGCGCTTTCGGTGACGCTATTGTTTTCATGGGTGCGTCGGGATGGGGTTCGCTGGTCGGCTGGCTATTCGACGCAGATAGGGCCTCGAGGGCAATAACGGCCGCGCCTGCATGCTCAAGTGCGACCTTTATGCCGGGTGCACCCGCCGCGATCAGCCTCCAGCTAACGCCGCTTGCCCCCCTTCGAAGCGCTTTTCACCGGGCCGACGAAAGCGATTAGTCAATGGTCGAACGCGAACAGCTCATCGAAATCGCCGTGTCCGTGGGTTCGGTCGTCCTGATGATCGCGGCCATGGTCTACGTCGGCTCCGCCTACGGAACCGAAAACAGTACGCTCTCGCCGGAGGGCGGTCAGATGCTCGTCGGGGTTATCATCGGGTTTATCCTCCTGATGACCGCGGTCGGCATCGCGCTGGCCTACCTGCTGAACGATCCCGAGGACGGCCTCGAGACGAACGACGATGACGATGTCGACGCACAGGGCACGTTCTGAACCCGTCGGTACGTTTTTCTCCTTGGGCAGTTGACATTCGGTATGGTGCGTTCCGACGACACGCCGACCCGACGCTATCGCTCCCGACTCGGCCGAGTCGCCGCCGTCGTCACGGTCGCGTTGCTCGGTTCGTCGCTGCTCGTGCGGTCGACAGCGATCGTCGACCCCGTCACCGCCATCGGCGGGTTGATCGTCTTCTCGGCGCTTGCAATCGGCCTCGAGTGGCGACGATCCGCGACGGACGATCCGTCGTCCGCTGACGAGTCCGAGGACGAGGATCGCTCGAACGTCTGGGACGCGATTCCGTCGTGGCAGTACGGGGGCCGTCACGTCGAGTCCGGCGGTATCACCCGCGGCGAACAGGAACGGGCGCTGCAGGACATTCAACGGCAGGCCGAGGAACTGTCGGACGAACCGCCGGAAAACTAATCGGTCGATGGTTTCGATCGAGCGCGGACCGACCGCGGAGTCAGTCGCCGCTCGCTGACTGGCCGTCGTCCTCCGCTTCTCGCCAGTCCTCGAGTTCCTCGTCGTCGGCGTCGTCGATCCGCTGCTCGTAGTAGGCCATCGGGTGCGGAATCCGCTCGCAGAGGTCGTCTTTGTTCACGCAGTCGCCGTAGGACTGCATGGTCGCACACGAGGGGGCCGAGTACTCCGTCGGCGAGCTATCACCGCGGATGTGGTCGGTCTGGTAGCGGGTCATCTCCTCGCCGAACGACGAGTTGACGCGATAGAGGTCGACGACCTGGTCGGTGGTCATCCCGATGCTCGTCAGGAAGGCGGTGATCGCGAACCGGGAGTGGTGGGGCAGGTGCTCGCCCTTCTGGATCTGGTCGAGCAGGGCCTTCATACACGGCGGGAACAGGTCCGGCACGACGGTATCGATGTCCTGTGTCAACTCGAGGTCGGCCAGTACCTCTCGGATCTCGGCGGTCTCGTCCTCGAGTGCGGACCCGATCGCCTCGGGCACCTCGAAGGGAAGCCCGTCCTCGATGCGACCCCGGATCGCCTCCCGGAGAAGCGTGAGCAGTTCCTCCTCGTCGACGGGGACTTCGCCGGCTTCTAACGGCTGGTTGACGAGTCGCCACTCGTCGTCCCAGAGGTCTTCGGCCAGCGGCAGGTAGGTGCCGACATCGATTCGGTACGCGTCGCCGCTCGTCTCGCGGACCGCATCCCGGAGGTCGAACTCCGCGAGCAGTTCGTCGAGTTCCAGCCCCGTCGACTCGACGCTTTTCAGTTCGGTGGTATCGGCCATGTCGGCGGTGAACCGCTCGTAGGCCGTCGCGGCCTCGGCCCGGGCGTACTTGCGGACGAGCACGCGTTCGTCGACCATCGATACGAGGACCCGGGCGACGGGGTAGGAAAGCAGTTCGATGCGGGCGTCGCGGTGTGGCTCCCCGGTCTCACCCGACTCGAGCGCGGTAATAACGCGTTGGCGCGCGCGATCGACGACCGCCCGATCCTGTTCGACGACGGTCGCCAGATCGACCGCCTCCGTCGCGACGGACTCGCGGGCCGCCTCGAGAAACGGGTATCGGGCGTGAAGTCGCTGCATCGGTAAAACGATATTACTCCGATGGGATAAACGCGCTGATTAGCATAATCATCTCTTATTACGACCGTCGTTCCGGCGGACGTATCTCGCCGCCCGTTGCCCGGGAATAGTCGGCGACGCCGCAGGTAATAAAGTCGGCACCGGCAGTCGACGGCGGCACGCGAGATCGCCCGACGTCGTTTGGCTCCCGTTTCGATGATCGATTTCAAGGGAGTCCGACACGTCGTCTCGAGTATGCCACAGGCGACGAGAGACGGCGTGTCGATCTACTACGAGTACGACCGGAGCGACGGCGAGCGGCGAGCGCCGGTCGTGTTCGTGCAGGGACTCGGATTCGGCCGGTGGATGTGGCGCTGGCAGCGCGAGGCCGTCGCCAGCGAGTACGACGTGGTGGCCCCCGATAACCGGGGGACCGGCCGGTCGGATACCGGCCTCCCGCCGCTGGTTCCGCGGCTCCCGGCCAAACTCCGCGCCCCGGTCCTCCGCAAACTGGCCGGCTACTCGATCGGCGGACTGGCCGCCGATTTGGAGGCCGTCCTCGACGATGCGGGGATCTACGACGCCCACATCGTCGGCGCGAGCATGGGCGGGATGATCGCCCAACGCTACGCGATCGAGTACTCCCGAGCGAAGTCGCTGACGCTCTGTTGTACGTCCCACGGCGGCCCCGACGCGGCCCCGGTGCCCGACGAGACCCAAGCCCACATGTTCGACACGCCCGACGGCGCGAGCGAGCGGGAGACGCTCCGCCACCGGATGCGGCCCGCGTTCAACGAGCGGTTCACCAACCGGAACCCACATCTCATCGACCGGATTCTCGAGTGGCGACTGGAGCAGGACGCCGACGACCCCGCTCGCGAGGCCCAAGCCGCCGCCGTCCTGAACTTTGACGTCAGCGATCGCCTCGACGGACTTCGAATCCCGACGCTCATCCTCCACGGGACGGACGACCGGGTCGTCCCCGTCGAGAACGCGCGGCTGCTCGAGGAGAAGATCTCAGACAGCCGTCTCGAACTCGTCGAGGGCGGCTCGCACCTCTTCTTCATCGAGAACGCCGACGACGTGAACGAGCAGTTGCTCGCGTTTCTGGACGAACAGGAGTAACGAGAGTCGCGCCGGCGGCGGGGACTCGAGTGAGGGTGCGGTCGAGAGAACTCGTCCTCAACTGGCCGTCGCGGTGGCGTCTCGAATCCGTATCTCGCCGTCGGTTCGGACGCCGATATCGAACGCGTCGTAGGTGAACCACACCTCGTGGGTCCCCGCGTCGCCGACGCGTTGGCCGTGCTCGACGAGGGAGTCGAGCGCGTCGGGATCGACGGCCTCGTACAGCGGCGGGAGGTCGGCCGGCTCCGCCTCTCGGAGCGCGGCGACCGCGGTGACGACGGCCTCGCTCGGCCGCTCGCTGGCGGGATCGAACGTTGCGACGCAACTCGTGTCGCGTGGCTCCGACTCGTCCGTGGAATCGTTCGCGGAGGGCATATGTCATCCGAGAACGAGTGTCCCGGTAGCCGCTCTCCTTTCCATATCGAATTTTTAAGTAGTCCGACGGACGGAACGGCATCGAGTCGCTCCCTCACACCGATGGAGTCGGCGGCGGGAGCCGATACCGAGAAACTGCGAAAACGGCAGTGCGTTACTCGCTCTGGATGCGCGGCGCGAGCATGTAGGTGACCTGTCCCTGCCCCTCCGCGAAGCCGAAGTAGATCTTGACGGGGAACTCCTCGCCGAGGTCGAGCGTGACCTCGGTGTCTTTCGGGATCGCCTTGTTCATGTCTTTGAGATAGTCGAGCGAGAACAGCGAGTGAGCGGGGCCGACCTGCAGGTCGATCAGATCGTCTCGAGTAAGCTCGAGGTGGACGTCGTCGGTGTCGCCCGCCGCGTCGACGTAGAAGTACTCTTCAGTCTCGTCGACGCCGAGCGCGATGTGGTCGGAGACCATATCCGCGGCGGTCACCGAGCGGTTGACGTCTTTGCCCTCGAGGACGACCTCTCCGGGGAGATCGAGGTCCGGAATGTCCGGTTCCTGTCGGATCGAATCGGGGTCGATGAGCGCGAGCGTGTACTCGAGGCCGTCGATCTGGATCTGGAGTTTGCGGGTCTCCTCGTCGAGTTCGAGTTGGATGAGTTGGCCGGATTCGGCCATGCCAGCGATGTCTTCGAGCCGCGAGAGGTCGACACCGATCAGCCCGCCGTCGGCTTCGTACGATTCGAACGCAGCCGCATCGAGCGAGAGGTCGACCATCCCGACGTTCGCGGGGTCGACGGCCCGGATTTCCAGACCGTCCTCCTCGAGGTGGATCTTGCACTCGTCGACCAGCACGCTGATCGAATCCAGCGCGCTGGTGAGCGTTTCGGCGCTCACGATGGCCTTGAACATATAGGTCGGGGTACGGACGGTCGACATAAAAAGCCACCCTTTACGCGCGGACGGAACCGCGGTCGGCGGCGCGGAGGGTGGTTCGGACGGTCGCTCGACGGACGGGGAATTCGCATGCTCACTCGAGAGGATATCGCGAAGACGAGACGCGAGACTTCCCGATCCGGTTCCGCCCGCGATCGCGTCTCGTATCGCCCCACTCGCCTCAGTATTCGCCGCGCAACCGGATCTCTTCGTCGGTGATCTCGCCGATCGCGTCGTTTCGGAGGGGATACCGGCTCCCGGTGTCCGGGCCCCAGCCGAGTCTGGTCTTGAGTTCGCCGCCGATCTCGTCGTTCGGGTCGACGTAGGCCGTTCCGTCCTCAACGTCGAGGACGACCCCGATTTCGGTGCCGTTGCTGTCGATGACGCGCTTTCCGCCGTCCTCGGTCGTGATCTCGTCGCCCATGGTCGCCGGTCCACGCTTCGGCGGGATAACTGCTGGCCCGGCGTTCGAAACCCGCCGGACCGGTCGGAGCCGACTGCAGAACGGATCGCCGAAACGAAAGGGTTGATAGTTCGGTAGCGGAGATTCCCGGCTAGCGAATGCCTATCGATCAGTTGGTGGCGCTCCTCGAGAACGAGTCGGTCCGAGAGGCCCTTGTGATCGTCTACGAACGATCGGACGGTGGCACGGAGGAACTCGAGTGGAGCGACGTCAGGGACTCCCTGTCGAGCGATCAGTGGGGAACACTCATCGAACGAGAGGTGCTCGTCAGCGCCGGGACCGGATTCGCGATCGCGGAGCCCGACCAGGTCGAGCGCCTTCTCGCGGGAGACGATTCGTCCGAGCGCACAGGGACGGGAGACGAGCCCTCCGAGCACACGGGGCTGGACGATATCGAGTCACCGTCCTGGACCTCCGCAGACAAGGCCGCGGGCGTGTTCGCACTCTTTCTGTTCGCCGGCTACTGGAACGCCCAGATCCGGAACATCGTCGCGTCGGTCGAGAGCGTCGTACTCGGCCCCGTCGCCGAATTCGTGCCGTTTCACCTCATCATCGTCTTCCTCGCGGTCGTCACCGGGCTCTATTCGACCATCTTACAGTCCCGCCTGATGGACCGCGAGAAACTCGAGGAGTACAAACAGCGGATGGAGGACCTCCGAGAGCGAAAGGAGGCGGCGACAGAGCGCGGCGACGACGCGGCCCTCGAGCGGATTCAGGAGGAGCAGATCGCGGCCGCCGGCGACCAGTTCGGCATGTTCAAGCTACAGTTTCGGCCGATGGTCTGGATCATGCTGTTGACGATTCCGGTCTTTCTCTGGCTCCGTTGGAAAGTCCGCGGTGGCCATCTCGGTGCCGGGGAAACGGGGCTGGTCGTCCCGCTCGCGGGCTCGGTCACGTGGCAGCAATCCCTCGTCGGCCCGATGCAGACGTGGATCGTCTGGTATTTCGTCTGCTCGATGGCGGCCCGACAGCTCATTCAGAAGACGCTCGATCTCCGGACCGGGTCGTCCTCGTAGCCCTCCGACTGCGGATTCGGCCGTCGAAACGACGAGTCGCGACACCTATCCGTCTCGACCGGCTAGTCGCGATAACTGAGTGACACGCTGATGGCAGGCAAAGACCACTACTACAACAAAGCGAAACAGGAGGGGTATCGCTCGCGAGCGGCCTACAAGCTCAAACAACTCGACGAACTCGAGAACGTCATCGACCGCGGCGACACGGTCGTCGACCTCGGTGCGGCACCGGGCGGCTGGCTCGAGGTCGCGGCTGAGGAAGTCGGTCCGGAGGGGAACGTCATCGGCGTCGACTTCCAGCGGATCAAGGAATTCGACGATCACGACAACGTCGAGACGCTCCGCGGGGACATGACCGAGGACAAGACCCGGGACCGGGTCATCGACGCCGCCGGCGGTCCGGTCGATGCCGTGATTTCGGACATGGCCCCCAACATGTCCGGCGAGTACTCGCTCGATCAGGCCCGCTCGCTGCACCTCGCGCGACAGGCCTTCGAGACCGCGCTCGAACTCCTCGACAACGGCGGGGACTTCGTCGTGAAGGTCTTCGAGGGCCCGGACGTCGACGACTTCCGGGCGGACGTCGAGGAGGAGTTCCAGTACGTCCGCGCGACCTCGCCGAAGGCCAGCCGCGACGAGTCCTCCGAGGTCTACTTCATCGCCAAGGGTCGGCTCACCGCCTCGGTGCGGCCGGGCGACGAACTCGAGGTCGAGATCGAGGCCGTCGGCGGCGAAGGCGACGGGATGGCGAGCGTCGACGGCTACCGGCTGTTCGTCCCGAACACCGAGGAAGGAGAGACGGTCTCCGTCCGCGTCGAGGACGTCAAGCCGAACTTCGGGTTCGCACAGCGGATCGACCGGGACTGACCGATTGAGCGGGCCGACCGCTGCTATTCCTGGTCCTCGAGGCGGTCGTGGCGTTTGTCGATCTCGTCTAAGATATCCAGGTTCTTGCGGATCGAGGAACGGATCGCGTCGCTGCGGTTGACGAACTTGCCGTCGTCGCCGACGTGGTCGTCTAAGTCGTTGAGGAGTTCCTGCGGGATTTCGACGCTGATCTTGGGCATCAGTCTGGGTAGTCGTTCGCACGTCGCCGACTTAAGCCGTCGGCTCGCGGCACCGCGTTACTCGACGACGGTCGCACCGGCGTCGCCGTCCGGGTCCGCGTCGGCCGCCGAGCCGCCGCCACCGCCGCCGAACAACCGGCCGCCACCGGTCAGGACGTAGAGGACGGCGAGGCCGATCAGGTACGTGAGCGCGATCGGGATGGAAAACAGCAACATCATCAGCACGCCCTTCGGGCTGAAGAAGGCCGCGATGACGAAGATTCCGACCACGACCGGCCGCCACCGCTCGAGCATCGAGCGGTAGCTGACGATTCCGCCGGCGTGGAACAGCGCCATCGTGACGATGATGTTCAGCAGGAAGCCGATGCCGACAGTGGTGAAGATCACGAGCCAGAAGAAGCTCTTGATCCGGTAGGAGATGACCATCCCGTTACTGAGCGCGTCCGAGACCAGATACGAGATGATCGTCGGCGCGACGTAGAAGAAGCCGAGGTAGGTCCCGACCGCGAAGCCGGCCAGAAGGCCGCCGCCCCAGACGACGAACGTGCGACGGTCGCCGTAGACCAACCCGCGCTCTTTGGCGGCCGGCCAGGCGT from Natrinema versiforme includes these protein-coding regions:
- a CDS encoding SWIM zinc finger family protein, with product MKTIASPKAPLHVPSADHLTERSRRARTEPMSVLPLGDGLYEVESASDHTYLVDLEAGRCTCPDHVFREARCKHIRRVAIEITEGRTPPPGEVSVTCHDCDETMFVAEDATAPFYCDEHAIGPGDTVIDRETGDRLTVVDVSDLRADAVEIGSADCTVAEYGTNEGYDPDVPVVGAVYPHATVARNGVVPSSLKVYVFPRTRLETAA
- the priL gene encoding DNA primase regulatory subunit PriL, which encodes MQRLHARYPFLEAARESVATEAVDLATVVEQDRAVVDRARQRVITALESGETGEPHRDARIELLSYPVARVLVSMVDERVLVRKYARAEAATAYERFTADMADTTELKSVESTGLELDELLAEFDLRDAVRETSGDAYRIDVGTYLPLAEDLWDDEWRLVNQPLEAGEVPVDEEELLTLLREAIRGRIEDGLPFEVPEAIGSALEDETAEIREVLADLELTQDIDTVVPDLFPPCMKALLDQIQKGEHLPHHSRFAITAFLTSIGMTTDQVVDLYRVNSSFGEEMTRYQTDHIRGDSSPTEYSAPSCATMQSYGDCVNKDDLCERIPHPMAYYEQRIDDADDEELEDWREAEDDGQSASGD
- a CDS encoding alpha/beta fold hydrolase produces the protein MPQATRDGVSIYYEYDRSDGERRAPVVFVQGLGFGRWMWRWQREAVASEYDVVAPDNRGTGRSDTGLPPLVPRLPAKLRAPVLRKLAGYSIGGLAADLEAVLDDAGIYDAHIVGASMGGMIAQRYAIEYSRAKSLTLCCTSHGGPDAAPVPDETQAHMFDTPDGASERETLRHRMRPAFNERFTNRNPHLIDRILEWRLEQDADDPAREAQAAAVLNFDVSDRLDGLRIPTLILHGTDDRVVPVENARLLEEKISDSRLELVEGGSHLFFIENADDVNEQLLAFLDEQE
- a CDS encoding HalOD1 output domain-containing protein, producing MPSANDSTDESEPRDTSCVATFDPASERPSEAVVTAVAALREAEPADLPPLYEAVDPDALDSLVEHGQRVGDAGTHEVWFTYDAFDIGVRTDGEIRIRDATATAS
- a CDS encoding M48 family metalloprotease, whose protein sequence is MSTGSGWGSPVATGVSVVAFAFATIGVAAIGWITSLLLWTVAIGPGSALTAATVFAAVPLLVLGYVAVSAEGYPTLSMAAYVVCLAGATVAFLAAVWTTVFLFVVIPLGIDGAATAAGIVTLALAVAIAAVSVAAVTAVGESTDWTLVFRMAVAVLLLVLVTVGFLATLWLLAFALSALVVGPILGVYTAGGITLLVLIALGYREYTQVASIEQRADATPTTADDLPGIHATTTAVASQLGVPLPTISISETHAPEAMVVGFRPSETHLILSYGAVTALSDDELEAVIAHELAHVANRDAMVMTAVSTPVVLADGLRARVRDDLPFRGGRRRVEEEEWEPPAAEPDPETEWGDEEIFGPNDEWRAATHSPDPDDDEDDESDGWLLSLVLFVAATAAWLGSRAITAVLSRARETAADRTAVEVTGSPAALAGALRALDDRIAATPNRDLREVASVSSLSILPLEPMTTDPETPDSVLGGLRHRLSRLRVRLFRTHPPTEQRLAELEALERERR
- a CDS encoding DNA polymerase sliding clamp, which gives rise to MFKAIVSAETLTSALDSISVLVDECKIHLEEDGLEIRAVDPANVGMVDLSLDAAAFESYEADGGLIGVDLSRLEDIAGMAESGQLIQLELDEETRKLQIQIDGLEYTLALIDPDSIRQEPDIPDLDLPGEVVLEGKDVNRSVTAADMVSDHIALGVDETEEYFYVDAAGDTDDVHLELTRDDLIDLQVGPAHSLFSLDYLKDMNKAIPKDTEVTLDLGEEFPVKIYFGFAEGQGQVTYMLAPRIQSE
- a CDS encoding DUF898 domain-containing protein; this translates as MVEREQLIEIAVSVGSVVLMIAAMVYVGSAYGTENSTLSPEGGQMLVGVIIGFILLMTAVGIALAYLLNDPEDGLETNDDDDVDAQGTF